A window of the Citrus sinensis cultivar Valencia sweet orange chromosome 9, DVS_A1.0, whole genome shotgun sequence genome harbors these coding sequences:
- the LOC127899686 gene encoding uncharacterized protein LOC127899686 produces the protein MAKISANIAPMMLAAACIAATLVSTELAQLTTLPPLPTIPISQIPGILPPLKGAEQCWLPLTNIPDCHSEIFRSLSSGHVSNIGPACCNGINQVTDKCWSKMLPFHPTFPSSLNQFCAVAPSFDHLFAGTKLYVTPASDYTFDQTTLSPSPSPDHAFAGSNPSLAPSPYHIFAGTKVFVPTADLAEVTECWSSITNTEGCALEIYKSIVTGQFNGLGHACCKAVTEISDKCWPKMFPFNPFFPQLLQNTCGIVLGA, from the coding sequence ATGGCAAAAATATCAGCAAATATAGCCCCTATGATGTTGGCTGCGGCTTGCATTGCAGCAACGCTGGTCTCAACAGAACTAGCGCAGCTCACAACACTGCCGCCACTACCGACGATACCAATCTCACAAATTCCAGGCATATTACCGCCTCTAAAAGGTGCCGAACAATGCTGGTTGCCGCTAACAAACATCCCAGATTGTCACTCGGAGATTTTTAGATCACTTTCCAGCGGTCATGTTAGCAATATCGGTCCTGCTTGTTGCAATGGCATCAATCAAGTGACAGATAAATGCTGGTCTAAGATGCTCCCCTTTCATCCCACGTTCCCTTCATCGCTCAATCAATTTTGTGCTGTTGCGCCTTCATTTGATCATTTATTTGCTGGGACAAAACTCTATGTTACACCTGCATCTGATTATACATTTGACCAGACCACGCTCTCTCCGTCACCTTCACCTGATCATGCATTTGCCGGAAGCAACCCCTCTTTGGCACCTTCACCTTACCATATATTTGCTGGGACCAAGGTCTTTGTGCCAACAGCAGATTTGGCTGAAGTAACAGAATGCTGGTCGTCCATTACAAACACTGAAGGGTGTGCTTTAGAGATTTATAAATCAATCGTCACTGGCCAGTTTAATGGTCTTGGCCATGCTTGTTGCAAGGCTGTCACTGAAATCAGCGATAAATGCTGGCCTAAAATGTTCCCATTTAATCCATTCTTCCCTCAATTGCTGCAGAACACTTGTGGCATTGTCCTTGGGGCTTAG
- the LOC107176456 gene encoding uncharacterized protein LOC107176456 isoform X1, with amino-acid sequence MAKSSNTLLLMVLIVVSATMLFPSGLSQEQPIHDIEKCWSSLTSVPSCLTEIIGPLLLGQIGQIGQIGPVCCTAINQITDSCWPKMFPFNPFLAPLLKNLCTAPPPQDAGVLSAASKVASPNLLLTPGINGAEVTECWSSIASTEGCALEVYKSLTTGQINGVGPACCKAIIGINNKCWPKMFPFNPFFPSFLRSNCAAVIV; translated from the exons ATGGCAAAATCATCGAATACCCTTCTTCTTATGGTGCTGATTGTTGTGTCGGCGACAATGCTGTTCCCCTCAGGACTGTCACAAGAGCAGCCTATACACGATATTGAAAAATGCTGGTCATCTCTAACAAGCGTACCAAGTTGTCTCACGGAGATTATCGGTCCCCTGTTGCTTGGCCAAATTGGCCAAATTGGCCAGATTGGTCCTGTTTGTTGCACTGCCATCAATCAAATTACCGACAGTTGTTGGCCTAAGATGTTCCCATTCAACCCATTTTTGGCTCCATTGCTCAAGAACCTCTGCACTGCACCTCCACCTCAAGACGCTGGAGTACTGAGTGCTGCGAGCAAG GTCGCTTCTCCAAATCTGTTGTTGACGCCAGGGATTAATGGGGCTGAAGTTACTGAATGCTGGTCCTCCATTGCAAGCACTGAAGGGTGTGCTTTAGAGGTTTATAAATCACTCACCACTGGCCAAATCAATGGCGTTGGCCCCGCTTGTTGCAAGGCTATCATTGGAATTAACAATAAGTGCTGGCCTAAGATGTTCCCATTTAATCCATTCTTCCCTTCATTTTTGAGAAGCAATTGTGCCGCTGTCATTGTTTGA
- the LOC102606859 gene encoding 17.3 kDa class II heat shock protein-like, with protein MDFRIMGLDSSPLFSTLQHMMEMGADDSADNKSFNAPTRTYVRDAKAMAGTPADVKEYPNSYVFIVDMPGLKSGDIKVQVEDDNVLLISGERKREEEKEGAKYVRMERRVGKFMRKFVLPENANVEAISAVCQDGVLTVTVDKLPPPEPKKPKTIEVKIA; from the coding sequence ATGGATTTCAGAATCATGGGTTTGGACTCATCGCCACTCTTTTCAACTCTGCAGCACATGATGGAGATGGGGGCGGACGACTCCGCTGACAACAAGTCATTCAACGCGCCGACGCGCACGTACGTGAGAGACGCCAAGGCAATGGCGGGGACGCCTGCGGACGTAAAGGAGTATCCGAACTCGTACGTGTTCATCGTCGACATGCCCGGACTGAAGTCGGGGGACATCAAGGTCCAAGTGGAGGACGACAATGTGCTGCTCATAAGCGGAGAGAGGAAGCGGGAGGAGGAGAAAGAGGGGGCCAAGTATGTGAGAATGGAGAGGAGGGTCGGCAAGTTTATGAGGAAATTTGTGCTGCCTGAGAATGCTAACGTTGAAGCCATTTCGGCTGTGTGTCAGGACGGAGTGTTGACTGTGACCGTCGATAAGCTGCCACCGCCGGAGCCCAAGAAGCCCAAGACCATTGAGGTTAAGATTGCTTGA
- the LOC102608024 gene encoding 17.9 kDa class II heat shock protein-like, translating into MDIAELRNMGIDQSIINHLHEILDFTDEAEPDRSHHAPSRAFVREKRAMAATPADIKEYPNSYVFEVDVPGLKSDQLKVHVGEDNVLAVSGERKREKDKDVVRYTKMERRLGKYLKKFVLPDNADTDNITAVSQDGVLTITVHKKPPPEHMKPKTIQASNYATHEVNSKFKEKRDESKNVLKIGSGYGTTVVGTDRKIVRCRSSPCQSCRRKAFGKLPIEAVKSRGTAASIRRDFSATGGSLFAVDRSLKDSRLWELDSAPSPRVRGHHHHRWTQLGQKCLTRVSRRHQLKSGHRWSAWVFR; encoded by the exons ATGGATATAGCAGAGCTGAGGAACATGGGGATTGATCAATCCATAATAAACCACCTGCACGAAATCCTCGACTTCACCGATGAGGCTGAGCCAGACAGATCCCACCACGCCCCATCTCGAGCCTTCGTCCGGGAGAAAAGGGCCATGGCCGCCACGCCGGCTGACATTAAAGAGTACCCGAACTCGTATGTTTTTGAGGTGGACGTACCGGGGCTGAAGTCAGACCAGTTAAAGGTGCACGTCGGGGAGGATAACGTGTTGGCGGTGAGTGGGGagaggaaaagagagaaagacaaGGATGTTGTGAGGTATACAAAAATGGAGAGGAGGCTTGGCAAGTACTTGAAGAAGTTTGTGCTGCCCGATAATGCCGATACTGATAACATTACTGCTGTTTCTCAAGATGGTGTGCTTACTATTACTGTTCACAAGAAGCCACCCCCAGAGCACATGAAGCCGAAGACTATTCAG GCTTCAAACTATGCAACACACGAAGTTAACAGCAAGTTCAAGGAGAAAAGAGACGAGTCaaaaaatgttttgaaaattggATCAGGCTACGGTACCAcagtg GTTGGTACCGATCGGAAGATCGTGCGATGCCGGTCATCTCCATGCCAATCTTGTCGCCGAAAAGCGTTCGGAAAGCTCCCGATTGAAGCCGTGAAAAGCCGCGGAACCGCCGCTTCAATTCGCCGTGATTTCTCCG CCACCGGGGGGAGCCTATTTGCCGTTGATCGGTCATTGAAGGATTCACGGCTTTGGGAGCTCGATTCGGCACCATCACCACGCGTGAGAGgtcaccaccaccaccgtTGGACTCAGCTCGGCCAAAAGTGTCTAACTCGAGTTTCCCGTCGCCATCAGTTGAAATCCGGTCACCGTTGGTCGGCATGGGTATTTCGGTAA
- the LOC102619692 gene encoding uncharacterized protein LOC102619692, whose protein sequence is MAKISANVVPMMLAAACIAATLVSTELAQLTTLPPLPTIPISQIPGILPPLKGAEQCWLPLTNIPDCHSEIFRSLSSGHVSNIGPACCNGVNQVTDKCWSKMLPFHPTFPSSLKQFCAVAPSFDHLFAGTKLSVTPASDYTFDQTTLSPSPSPDHAFAGSNPSLAPSPYHIFAGTKVFVPTADLAEVTECWSSITDTEGCALEIYKSLITGQFNGLGHACCKAITEITDKCWPKMFPFNPFFPQLLQNTCGIVLGA, encoded by the coding sequence ATGGCAAAAATATCAGCAAATGTAGTCCCTATGATGTTGGCTGCGGCTTGCATTGCGGCAACGCTGGTCTCAACAGAACTAGCGCAGCTCACAACACTGCCGCCACTACCGACGATACCAATCTCACAAATTCCAGGCATATTACCGCCTCTAAAAGGTGCCGAACAATGCTGGTTGCCGCTAACAAACATCCCAGATTGTCACTCGGAGATTTTTAGATCACTTTCCAGCGGTCATGTTAGCAATATCGGTCCTGCTTGTTGCAATGGCGTCAATCAAGTGACGGATAAATGCTGGTCTAAGATGCTCCCCTTTCATCCCACGTTCCCTTCATCGCTCAAGCAATTTTGTGCTGTTGCGCCTTCATTTGATCATTTATTTGCTGGGACAAAACTCTCTGTTACACCTGCATCTGATTATACATTTGACCAGACCACGCTCTCTCCGTCACCTTCACCTGATCATGCATTTGCCGGAAGCAACCCCTCTTTGGCACCTTCACCTTACCATATATTTGCTGGGACCAAGGTCTTTGTGCCAACAGCAGATTTGGCTGAAGTAACAGAATGCTGGTCGTCCATTACAGACACTGAAGGGTGTGCTTTAGAGATTTATAAATCACTCATCACTGGCCAGTTTAATGGTCTTGGCCATGCTTGTTGCAAGGCTATCACTGAAATCACCGATAAATGCTGGCCTAAAATGTTCCCATTTAATCCATTCTTCCCTCAATTGCTCCAGAACACTTGTGGCATTGTCCTTGGGGCTTAG
- the LOC107176456 gene encoding uncharacterized protein LOC107176456 isoform X2 encodes MAKSSNTLLLMVLIVVSATMLFPSGLSQEQPIHDIEKCWSSLTSVPSCLTEIIGPLLLGQIGQIGQIGPVCCTAINQITDSCWPKMFPFNPFLAPLLKNLCTAPPPQDAGVLSAASKVASPNLLLTPGINGAEVTECWSSIASTEGCALEVYKSLTTGQINGVGPACCKAIIGINNKCWPKMFPFNPFFPSFLRSNCAAVIV; translated from the exons ATGGCAAAATCATCGAATACCCTTCTTCTTATGGTGCTGATTGTTGTGTCGGCGACAATGCTGTTCCCCTCAGGACTGTCACAAGAACAGCCTATACACGATATTGAAAAATGCTGGTCATCTCTAACAAGCGTACCAAGTTGTCTCACGGAGATTATCGGTCCACTGTTGCTTGGCCAAATTGGCCAAATTGGCCAGATTGGTCCTGTTTGTTGCACTGCCATCAATCAAATTACCGACAGTTGTTGGCCTAAGATGTTCCCATTCAACCCATTTTTGGCTCCATTGCTCAAGAACCTCTGCACTGCACCTCCACCTCAAGACGCTGGAGTACTGAGTGCTGCGAGCAAG GTCGCTTCTCCAAATCTGTTGTTGACGCCAGGGATTAATGGGGCTGAAGTTACTGAATGCTGGTCCTCCATTGCAAGCACTGAAGGGTGTGCTTTAGAGGTTTATAAATCACTCACCACTGGCCAAATCAATGGCGTTGGCCCCGCTTGTTGCAAGGCTATCATTGGAATTAACAATAAGTGCTGGCCTAAGATGTTCCCATTTAATCCATTCTTCCCTTCATTTTTGAGAAGCAATTGTGCCGCTGTCATTGTTTGA